A genomic segment from Glycine max cultivar Williams 82 chromosome 1, Glycine_max_v4.0, whole genome shotgun sequence encodes:
- the LOC121172719 gene encoding UDP-N-acetylglucosamine transferase subunit alg14-like yields the protein MDKSNGCSFSSISSIAVFSSAVFVVSLILVRLLYVLYCSSKPLSKRASKPFSTLIILGSGGHIAEMLNLLAVLQKGRFNPRFYIVVATDNMSLQKAQLLENSLAAEENYGTLCLEIVYRLKSCRSKAMLSGAL from the exons ATGGATAAAAGCAATGGCTGCAGCTTCTCTAGCATATCTTCAATTGCTGTCTTTTCAAGTGCTGTTTTTGTTGTCTCCTTGATTTTGGTTCGTCTCCTTTATGTCTTATACTGTAGCAGCAAGCCCTTGAGCAAAAGGGCTTCAAAACCTTTTAGTACCCTTATTATTTTAGGATCAG GTGGTCATATTGCTGAGATGCTTAATCTACTAGCAGTGTTACAGAAAGGTAGGTTTAATCCAAGATTCTACATTGTTGTTGCTACTGATAATATGAGTCTTCAAAAAGCTCAGTTGTTGGAGAATTCCCTGGCTGCTGAG GAAAATTATGGAACTCTTTGTTTGGAGATAGTATATAGGCTGAAGTCCT GTAGATCCAAAGCAATGTTGTCTGGTGCTTTATAG